The Pseudomonas fluorescens genome includes a window with the following:
- the trpD gene encoding anthranilate phosphoribosyltransferase — protein MDIKTALSRIVGHLDLSTDEMRDVMREIMTGQCTDAQIGAFMMAMRMKSESIDEIVGAVSAMRELADKVELKTLDGVVDVVGTGGDGANIFNVSTASSFVVAAAGCTVAKHGNRAVSGKSGSADLLEAAGIYLNLTPVQVARCIDNVGIGFMFAQTHHSAMKHAAAPRRELGLRTLFNMLGPLTNPAGVKHQVVGVFSQALCRPLAEVLQRLGSKHVLVVHSKDGLDEFSLAAPTFVAELKNDQISEYWVEPEDLGMKSQSLHGLAVDSPAQSLELIRDALGRRKTENGQKAAEMIVLNAGAALYAADHASSLKQGVELAHDALHTGLAREKLEELGAFTAVFKVENEG, from the coding sequence ATGGATATCAAGACAGCCCTGAGCCGTATCGTCGGCCATCTCGACCTGAGCACCGACGAGATGCGCGACGTGATGCGCGAAATCATGACCGGCCAATGCACGGATGCACAGATCGGCGCGTTCATGATGGCCATGCGCATGAAGAGTGAGAGCATCGATGAAATCGTGGGTGCGGTTTCGGCGATGCGTGAGCTGGCGGACAAGGTCGAACTCAAGACGCTGGACGGTGTGGTGGATGTGGTCGGTACCGGCGGTGACGGCGCCAATATCTTCAACGTTTCCACGGCCTCGTCGTTTGTCGTCGCGGCGGCCGGTTGCACCGTTGCCAAACATGGCAATCGGGCAGTTTCCGGCAAGAGCGGCAGTGCCGATCTGCTGGAGGCAGCGGGCATTTACCTGAACCTGACGCCGGTCCAGGTGGCACGCTGTATCGATAACGTCGGCATCGGTTTCATGTTTGCCCAGACCCACCATAGCGCCATGAAACACGCCGCCGCGCCGCGCCGCGAGCTGGGGCTGCGTACGCTGTTCAACATGCTCGGCCCGCTTACGAATCCGGCCGGCGTGAAACATCAGGTAGTCGGTGTGTTCAGCCAGGCGTTGTGCCGGCCATTGGCTGAAGTCTTGCAACGCCTGGGCAGCAAGCACGTGCTGGTGGTCCATTCGAAGGATGGACTGGATGAGTTCAGCCTGGCGGCGCCTACATTCGTGGCCGAGCTAAAAAATGATCAGATCAGCGAGTATTGGGTCGAACCTGAAGACCTCGGTATGAAGAGCCAGAGCCTGCACGGGCTGGCAGTCGACAGCCCGGCTCAATCGCTGGAGCTGATTCGTGATGCCCTGGGGCGTCGCAAGACCGAGAATGGCCAGAAAGCCGCTGAGATGATCGTGCTCAATGCCGGTGCCGCGTTGTACGCCGCCGACCACGCCAGCAGCCTCAAGCAAGGCGTGGAGCTGGCCCATGATGCGCTGCACACT
- the estP gene encoding esterase EstP → MIKKTLFVPIAGCLLAMACAQASAAPNPYSKFIVFGDSLNDAGQFADPNGPPGSTERYTNRTGPIYTDGSGEAYSANSTQLLGGRLGYSADETAASTSAVRADQGLADGNNWAVGGYRTAQILESITGVSDTGERSRPGYLQSNGLRADPNALYYISGGGNDFLQGLVLTPEQASKAADRLASSVQALQTAGARYVMVWLLPDLGLTPFLNGSPSQDFFSQLGNQFNQQLITRLQGIDAEIIPLNIPLLLKESFADPARFGLAIGENLTATCFTGNGCTENATYGINSATPDPTKLIYNDAVHPTEAGQKLIADYAYSLLAAPWELTLLPEMAHSTLRAHQDELRSQWQSDWENWQAVGQWRAIVAGGGQHLDMDSQDSGASADGSGYSLNIGGSYRLNDAWRVGVAAGLYRQDMEAGHNDSKYKLNSYLATAFAQFQQNRWWADAALTGGKLDYDNLERKFDLGVNEAQEKGDTDGHLWAFSTRVGYDIAQPGSEWHLSPFISADYAKVEVDGYSEKSNRSTALTFDDQTRDSKRLGIGLQGKYNITRQTQVFGEYAHEREYEDDTQKVNIALNSLPANDFTLEGYTPQSHLNRLSLGVSHKLTNDLALRGGYTLRKDDDMTQQGVSLGVSLDF, encoded by the coding sequence ATGATAAAGAAGACGTTGTTCGTACCGATTGCCGGTTGCCTGCTGGCGATGGCCTGCGCCCAGGCGAGCGCCGCCCCCAACCCTTATTCCAAGTTCATCGTGTTCGGCGACAGCCTCAACGACGCCGGCCAGTTCGCCGACCCGAATGGTCCGCCCGGCTCGACCGAGCGTTACACCAACCGAACCGGTCCGATCTATACCGACGGCAGCGGCGAGGCCTACTCCGCCAACTCCACCCAGTTGCTCGGTGGGCGCCTGGGTTATTCCGCCGACGAGACTGCCGCTTCCACTTCGGCGGTCCGCGCCGACCAGGGGCTGGCGGACGGCAACAACTGGGCGGTGGGCGGTTATCGCACCGCCCAGATCCTCGAATCGATTACCGGCGTGTCCGACACCGGCGAGCGCAGCCGTCCTGGCTACCTGCAGTCCAATGGCCTGCGCGCCGATCCAAATGCGCTGTATTACATTTCCGGTGGTGGCAACGACTTCCTACAAGGCCTAGTGCTGACCCCCGAGCAAGCGAGTAAAGCCGCGGACCGTCTGGCCAGCAGTGTCCAGGCGCTGCAAACGGCCGGAGCCCGCTATGTGATGGTCTGGCTGTTACCCGACCTGGGCCTGACGCCCTTCCTCAACGGCAGCCCTTCGCAAGACTTCTTTTCGCAACTGGGCAACCAGTTCAACCAACAGCTGATCACGCGACTGCAAGGCATCGACGCTGAAATCATTCCATTGAACATTCCGCTGTTGCTCAAGGAAAGCTTCGCCGACCCGGCAAGATTCGGCCTCGCCATCGGTGAGAACCTCACCGCGACCTGCTTCACTGGCAATGGCTGCACCGAAAACGCCACCTACGGCATCAACAGCGCCACGCCTGATCCCACCAAGCTGATCTACAACGACGCGGTCCATCCGACTGAAGCCGGACAGAAACTGATCGCCGACTACGCCTATTCCCTGCTCGCGGCACCATGGGAGCTGACGTTGCTGCCGGAAATGGCCCACTCGACCCTGCGCGCTCACCAGGACGAGTTACGCAGCCAGTGGCAATCGGACTGGGAGAACTGGCAGGCCGTCGGTCAGTGGCGGGCCATCGTGGCCGGCGGTGGTCAGCATCTGGACATGGACAGCCAGGACAGCGGCGCCAGCGCCGATGGCAGTGGCTACAGCCTGAACATTGGCGGCAGCTATCGCCTCAACGACGCGTGGCGCGTAGGTGTCGCCGCCGGCCTCTACCGCCAGGACATGGAAGCAGGCCACAACGATTCGAAGTACAAACTCAATAGCTACCTGGCGACCGCTTTCGCCCAGTTCCAGCAAAACCGCTGGTGGGCCGATGCGGCACTGACCGGCGGCAAGCTCGACTACGACAACCTGGAGCGCAAGTTCGACCTGGGCGTCAACGAAGCGCAGGAGAAAGGCGACACCGACGGCCATCTCTGGGCATTTAGCACGCGAGTGGGCTACGACATTGCCCAACCGGGCAGCGAATGGCACCTCTCGCCGTTTATCAGCGCTGACTATGCGAAGGTGGAAGTCGACGGCTACTCGGAAAAGAGCAACCGCTCCACGGCCCTGACCTTCGATGACCAGACCCGCGACTCGAAACGCCTGGGCATTGGCTTGCAGGGCAAATACAACATCACCCGCCAGACCCAGGTGTTTGGCGAGTATGCCCACGAACGCGAGTACGAAGACGACACGCAAAAGGTGAACATTGCCCTCAACAGCCTGCCGGCCAACGACTTCACACTGGAAGGCTACACGCCACAGAGCCACCTTAATCGCCTGAGCCTGGGGGTCAGCCACAAGTTGACCAACGACTTAGCGCTACGGGGTGGTTATACACTGCGCAAGGATGATGACATGACCCAGCAAGGGGTAAGCCTGGGCGTCAGCCTGGACTTCTGA
- a CDS encoding aminodeoxychorismate/anthranilate synthase component II — MLLMIDNYDSFTYNVVQYLGELGSEVKVVRNDELTIAEIEALKPERIVVSPGPCTPTEAGISIDAIKYFAGKLPILGVCLGHQSIGQAFGGDVVRARQVMHGKTSPVFHEDKGVFEGLNHPLTVTRYHSLVVKRETLPDCLELTAWTQFEDGSVDEIMGLRHKTLNIEGVQFHPESILTEQGHELFANFLKQTGGTR, encoded by the coding sequence ATGTTGCTGATGATCGATAACTACGACTCTTTTACCTACAACGTTGTGCAGTACCTCGGCGAGCTGGGCTCCGAGGTCAAGGTCGTGCGCAACGACGAATTGACCATCGCCGAAATCGAAGCCCTCAAGCCTGAGCGCATCGTGGTTTCGCCCGGCCCATGCACGCCGACCGAAGCGGGCATTTCCATCGACGCCATCAAGTATTTCGCCGGCAAGCTGCCGATCCTCGGTGTCTGCCTGGGGCACCAGTCGATCGGCCAAGCGTTCGGCGGCGACGTGGTACGCGCCCGACAAGTCATGCACGGTAAGACTAGCCCGGTATTCCACGAGGACAAGGGCGTGTTCGAGGGGCTGAATCATCCGCTTACCGTAACCCGCTACCATTCCCTGGTGGTCAAGCGCGAAACTCTGCCCGACTGTCTGGAGTTGACGGCCTGGACCCAGTTTGAAGATGGCTCGGTCGATGAAATCATGGGCCTGCGCCACAAGACGCTGAATATCGAGGGTGTGCAATTTCATCCCGAGTCTATTCTCACCGAACAGGGCCACGAACTGTTCGCCAACTTCCTCAAACAAACCGGCGGCACGCGCTAA